One Cicer arietinum cultivar CDC Frontier isolate Library 1 chromosome 8, Cicar.CDCFrontier_v2.0, whole genome shotgun sequence DNA segment encodes these proteins:
- the LOC101488631 gene encoding putative F-box protein At3g16210 codes for MEKFGYHIHNDLALSILLKLSLKSLKRFNCVCKSWSQLFENPNFMSMYWSNFITSNHSSYQDVLFLLIPKTYRNKHPGLYSLSGERYENKVKLDWPPPFQENDIAICIMGNVINGIVCLYQGQTPNVVLWNPTTEEFKVIPPSPTETPVIYEVGCFEYNGFGYDLVRDDYNVIRHVLYRLDVSDTDDMEGKPNYVSRKNTWEIYSLRRNSWKKLDLDLPQIRSNWGELSICMNGMCHWAEGSGDESYMVSFYLSNELLCITPFPMDMNDSFDDFVIPHFMVLNESIALILNYLEMATFHISILGELGVKESWTKLYIIGPIPCIEHPIGEGKNGDLFFRRKDGEIVWFNYNTQKIEELGLQADAYTPEIVIYKESLLPIGQIYN; via the coding sequence ATGGAAAAATTCGGTTATCATATTCACAATGATCTTGCCCTTTCCATTTTATTGAAATTGTCTCTTAAATCTTTGAAACGATTTAATTGTGTATGCAAATCATGGTCTCAATTATTTGAAAATCCTAATTTCATGAGTATGTATTGGAGCAATTTCATCACTAGTAATCACTCTTCTTATCAGGATGTTTTATTTCTCCTCATACCAAAAACATACCGAAACAAGCATCCCGGGTTATACTCTCTTTCTGGAGAGAGGTACGAAAATAAGGTCAAATTAGATTGGCCACCTCCATTTCAAGAGAATGATATAGCTATTTGTATAATGGGTAATGTTATTAACGGCATTGTTTGTCTCTACCAAGGTCAAACGCCTAATGTTGTATTATGGAACCCAACCACCGAGGAATTCAAGGTCATTCCTCCCAGCCCTACTGAGACCCCCGTAATTTACGAGGTTGGATGTTTTGAATATAATGGATTTGGTTATGACCTTGTTCGAGATGACTATAATGTAATTCGACACGTATTATATCGATTAGATGTATCTGATACTGATGATATGGAAGGTAAGCCAAACTATGTGTCGCGTAAAAATACTTGGGAGATATATAGTCTAAGACGTAATTCTTGGAAGAAACTTGATTTGGATTTGCCTCAAATTCGTTCTAATTGGGGAGAACTCTCTATATGCATGAATGGAATGTGTCATTGGGCCGAAGGAAGTGGAGATGAATCATATATGGTTTCATTTTACTTAAGCAATGAGCTGTTATGTATAACACCTTTTCCCATGGATATGAATGATAGTTTTGATGATTTTGTAATCCCACACTTTATGGTATTAAATGAGTCCATTGCTTTGATCTTAAATTATCTAGAGATGGCTACTTTTCATATATCAATTTTGGGTGAATTAGGTGTGAAGGAATCGTGGACTAAACTTTACATTATTGGGCCTATACCTTGCATTGAGCATCCTATTGGAGAGGGGAAAAATGGTGATTTATTCTTTAGAAGAAAAGATGGTGAAATAGTGTGGTTTAATTACAATACCCAAAAGATTGAGGAACTTGGTCTTCAAGCGGATGCATATACTCCTGAGATTGTCATTTACAAAGAAAGTCTTCTTCCTATTGgacaaatatataattga